In Labrus mixtus chromosome 11, fLabMix1.1, whole genome shotgun sequence, a single window of DNA contains:
- the vamp1b gene encoding vesicle-associated membrane protein 1, translating into MSAPDAAPAGAPGAPGAPGPDGAPGGGPPAPPNTSSNRRLQQTQAQVEEVVDIMRVNVDKVLERDQKLSELDDRADALQAGASQFESCAAKLKNKYWWKNCKMMIMMGIIGVIVVGIIFLYFFY; encoded by the exons AT GTCTGCCCCTGATGCTGCACCAGCTGGAGCCCCTGGCGCTCCAGGAGCCCCGGGCCCAGATGGAGCCCCCGGCGGCGGACCTCCCGCCCCACCCAACACCAGCAGCAACCGCAGGCTACAGCAGACACAGGCCCAAGTGGAGGAG GTGGTGGATATCATGCGGGTGAACGTGGACAAGGTTTTGGAAAGGGACCAGAAGCTCTCAGAGCTGGATGACAGAGCGGATGCTCTGCAAGCTGGAGCCTCCCAGTTTGAAAGCTGCGCAGCCAAGCTAAAGAACAAGTACTGGTGGAAGAACTGCAAG atgatgatcatgatgggTATCATTGGAGTCATTGTGGTCGGAATCATATTCT TGTACTTCTTCTACTGA
- the mrpl51 gene encoding large ribosomal subunit protein mL51 yields the protein MFGLGGLLKAAGSMCQSAGSLLRTSRTISTSTCCQIRMHAIPELKKVDRWTEKRSMFGVYDNIGILGDFKAHPKDLVLAPCWLKAFKGNELQRLIRKKKMVGDRMMTLDRHNLEKRIKFLYRRFNRYGKHR from the exons ATGTTTGGACTTGGAGGACTGCTGAAAGCTGCAGGGTCCATGTGTCAGTCTGCTGGGTCACTGCTCCGCACATCCAGGACAATTTCTACTA GTACATGCTGCCAGATCAGGATGCATGCCATCCCtgaactgaagaaggtggacagatgGACTGAAAAGCGAAGCATGTTTGGAGTTTATGATAACATAGGCATCTTAG gcGACTTTAAGGCTCATCCCAAAGATCTCGTCCTTGCTCCCTGCTGGCTGAAGGCTTTCAAAGGCAATGAACTGCAGCGTCTGAttaggaagaagaagatggtgGGAGACAGAATGATGACCTTGGACCGACACAACTTGGAGAAAAGGATCAAATTCCTCTACAGACGCTTCAACCGCTACGGCAAACACCGCTAA